One segment of Xanthomonas oryzae pv. oryzae DNA contains the following:
- a CDS encoding IPT/TIG domain-containing protein, giving the protein MDGRSVKDNDEMVGAKSCKAFRLARSRIGKLLLLASLLLVSLATLATNYLYDGSGKLVSASDDSGASARYTYDSMGNLLAVDRFAAGQLAIFTVNPGRGAPGTIVKIKGQGFSTTAAQNAIKFNGVSATTSAATANELTTTVPAGATTGPVSVTVGTATAASAVDFLVDAAAFAPTITSVAPTLAAVGDQVIVVGTHLVPVEGQTSSLLNGRAVSASSSSNTQIVFPVPPNVGSGRVTVITPYGSATSSQDLTVVPVGVGTADIESYKRLIPGAAAQSLTLSTPGKAVAVLYDASVADLISLQFGSLGALTLSYTVYDSTNASVSAGSVSADSPTVHLPKARANGTYMVLLRPSSAPATWKLAVEKATSLSANGSTISQTLTGSAQSKRISFVATAGQNLGLALSDLVTPNSTGGVYLTIYDPDGIYVAYQYCYASNNGCQANFVNARAGTYSVVINAPYGGDQTMSFKSTLSTDVTGTLKADTAQTLTLGRRGQNGRLAFAGTAGQTVALQVAGQTTVPSSRMTYYTVYAPDGSTLGSTTATSAATLNLPNLPATGTYTVFVDPSNGETLSAQLTLATGTAGGQTTNGASGSYATTVPGQNVYLTFKAAAGQNVGLALSDLVTPNSTNYVYLTVYKPDGSYAASQYCYASNNGCQTNLGNTMAGTYSVVVNAPYDGDQTMSFKATVSSDVTGTLQADTAQTLTLGRRGQNGRLSFAGTAGQTLAVQVAGQTTVPSGRTTYYTVYAPDGTALASSGTTSATTLNLSNLPATGTYTVFVDPSNGETLSAQLTLATGTAGGQTTNGASGSYATTVPGQNVYLTFKAAAGQNLGLGLSDLVTPNSTNYVYLTVYKPDGSYAASQYCYASNNGCQTNLGNTMAGTYSVVVNAPYDGDQTMSFKATVSSDVTGTLQADTAQTLTLGRRGQNGRLSFAGTAGQTLAVQVAGQTTVPSGRTTYYTVYAPDGTALASSGTTSATTLNLSNLPATGTYTVFVDPSNGETLSAQLTLATGTAGGQTTNGASGSYATTVPGQNVYLTFKAAAGQNLGLGLSDLVTPNSTNYVYLTVYKPDGSYAASQYCYASNNGCQTNLGNTMAGTYSVVVNAPYDGDQTMSFKATVSSDVTGTLQADTAQTLTLGRRGQNGRLSFAGTAGQTLAVQVAGQTTVPSGRTTYYTVYAPDGTALASSGTTSATTLNLSNLPATGTYTVFVDPSNGETLSAQLTLATGTAGGQTTNGASGSYATTVPGQNVYLTFKAAAGQNLGLGLSDLVTPNSTNYVYLTVYKPDGSYAASQYCYASNNGCQTNLGNTMAGTYSVVVNAPYDGDQTMSFKATVSSDVTGTLQADTAQTLTLGRRGQNGRLSFAGTAGQTLAVQVAGQTTVPSGRTTYYTVYAPDGSTLASTSATSATTLNLASLPTTGTYTMFVDPYYGETSSAQLTLASSN; this is encoded by the coding sequence ATGGATGGGCGGTCGGTTAAGGATAACGACGAAATGGTCGGCGCGAAATCTTGCAAAGCATTCCGACTTGCCCGTTCGCGCATAGGTAAGCTGCTGCTATTGGCATCACTTTTACTTGTATCGCTAGCGACGCTTGCGACCAATTATCTATACGATGGCAGTGGCAAATTGGTCAGCGCAAGTGATGATAGCGGAGCCAGTGCTCGCTATACCTATGACAGCATGGGTAACCTGCTTGCAGTGGATCGATTTGCTGCTGGTCAGCTAGCGATCTTTACAGTTAATCCAGGGCGCGGTGCTCCAGGCACAATCGTTAAGATCAAAGGGCAGGGTTTCAGCACAACAGCTGCACAGAACGCGATAAAATTCAACGGTGTTTCCGCAACGACCTCGGCGGCCACCGCTAACGAGTTGACAACCACCGTGCCAGCCGGCGCTACGACTGGCCCTGTTTCAGTGACCGTCGGCACCGCAACAGCTGCCAGTGCAGTCGATTTCTTGGTGGATGCTGCGGCGTTTGCTCCGACCATCACGTCCGTCGCTCCTACTTTGGCAGCTGTCGGTGATCAGGTCATCGTTGTCGGCACCCACTTAGTACCCGTGGAAGGCCAAACGTCGAGCTTGCTCAACGGTCGAGCTGTTTCTGCAAGCAGTTCGTCCAATACGCAGATCGTTTTTCCTGTTCCGCCAAATGTGGGCAGCGGCAGAGTAACGGTCATTACGCCATATGGATCGGCTACGAGCAGTCAAGATCTGACGGTAGTGCCTGTAGGCGTCGGCACTGCCGACATTGAGTCGTATAAGCGCTTAATACCAGGTGCCGCTGCGCAGTCACTGACACTGAGTACCCCGGGAAAGGCTGTCGCGGTGTTGTACGACGCTTCAGTCGCTGATTTGATCAGCTTGCAGTTCGGCAGTCTTGGTGCATTGACCCTCAGCTATACCGTTTACGATTCAACAAACGCGAGTGTATCCGCTGGTTCGGTATCTGCGGACAGCCCAACAGTCCACTTGCCGAAGGCGCGGGCCAATGGCACGTACATGGTCTTGCTGCGTCCTTCCAGCGCACCTGCCACCTGGAAACTGGCAGTAGAGAAAGCGACGTCTCTGTCGGCCAATGGCTCGACGATTTCGCAGACACTTACCGGCAGTGCGCAAAGCAAACGCATTTCCTTCGTTGCTACTGCGGGGCAGAACTTAGGCCTGGCGCTGAGCGATCTGGTGACACCCAACAGTACAGGAGGGGTCTATCTGACGATCTATGACCCGGACGGTATTTACGTCGCATATCAATATTGCTATGCCAGCAACAACGGTTGCCAGGCTAACTTCGTGAACGCCAGGGCGGGGACCTACAGCGTCGTCATCAATGCGCCTTACGGTGGCGATCAAACGATGAGCTTCAAGAGCACCTTGTCCACCGACGTGACAGGGACGCTGAAAGCGGACACTGCGCAGACGTTGACGCTGGGTCGGCGCGGACAGAACGGAAGGCTGGCCTTTGCCGGCACGGCTGGGCAAACGGTCGCATTGCAGGTCGCCGGCCAAACGACAGTTCCATCGAGCCGGATGACGTATTACACCGTCTACGCACCGGATGGCTCGACACTGGGTTCGACCACTGCGACGTCGGCAGCGACATTAAACCTGCCCAATTTGCCGGCAACCGGTACCTATACGGTATTTGTCGATCCGTCCAATGGGGAAACGCTCAGCGCACAGCTGACATTGGCTACCGGTACTGCTGGCGGCCAGACGACCAACGGCGCCAGCGGCAGCTATGCAACGACGGTTCCGGGCCAAAATGTCTATCTGACGTTCAAGGCGGCAGCCGGTCAGAACGTGGGCCTTGCGCTGAGCGATTTGGTAACGCCGAACAGCACGAACTACGTCTATCTGACGGTCTACAAGCCCGATGGCAGCTATGCGGCCAGTCAGTATTGCTACGCCAGCAACAATGGTTGCCAGACCAACCTCGGCAACACGATGGCAGGCACTTATAGTGTCGTGGTCAATGCGCCTTACGACGGCGACCAGACAATGAGCTTCAAGGCCACTGTGTCCAGCGACGTGACAGGGACGCTACAGGCTGACACGGCGCAGACCTTGACCCTGGGACGGCGTGGCCAGAATGGGCGATTGAGCTTCGCCGGCACGGCCGGGCAAACGCTGGCAGTGCAGGTCGCCGGCCAGACGACTGTTCCATCGGGTCGAACGACGTACTACACGGTATACGCACCGGACGGCACGGCGCTGGCCTCTAGCGGCACGACGTCGGCGACAACCTTGAATCTATCGAACTTGCCGGCAACCGGCACGTATACGGTATTTGTCGATCCGTCCAATGGGGAAACGCTCAGCGCACAGCTAACATTGGCTACCGGTACTGCTGGCGGCCAGACGACCAACGGCGCCAGCGGCAGCTATGCAACGACGGTTCCGGGCCAAAATGTCTATCTGACGTTCAAGGCGGCAGCCGGTCAGAACCTGGGCCTGGGGCTGAGCGATTTGGTAACGCCGAACAGCACGAACTACGTCTATCTGACGGTCTACAAGCCCGATGGCAGCTATGCGGCCAGTCAGTATTGCTACGCCAGCAACAATGGTTGCCAGACCAACCTCGGCAACACGATGGCAGGCACTTATAGTGTCGTGGTCAATGCGCCTTACGACGGCGACCAGACAATGAGCTTCAAGGCCACTGTGTCCAGCGACGTGACAGGGACGCTACAGGCTGACACGGCGCAGACCTTGACCCTGGGACGGCGTGGCCAGAATGGGCGATTGAGCTTCGCCGGCACGGCCGGGCAAACGCTGGCAGTGCAGGTCGCCGGCCAGACGACTGTTCCATCGGGTCGAACGACGTACTACACGGTATACGCACCGGACGGCACGGCGCTGGCCTCTAGCGGCACGACGTCGGCGACAACCTTGAATCTATCGAACTTGCCGGCAACCGGCACGTATACGGTATTTGTCGATCCGTCCAATGGGGAAACGCTCAGCGCACAGCTAACATTGGCTACCGGTACTGCTGGCGGCCAGACGACCAACGGCGCCAGCGGCAGCTATGCAACGACGGTTCCGGGCCAAAATGTCTATCTGACGTTCAAGGCGGCAGCCGGTCAGAACCTGGGCCTGGGGCTGAGCGATTTGGTAACGCCGAACAGCACGAACTACGTCTATCTGACGGTCTACAAGCCCGATGGCAGCTATGCGGCCAGTCAGTATTGCTACGCCAGCAACAATGGTTGCCAGACCAACCTCGGCAACACGATGGCAGGCACTTATAGTGTCGTGGTCAATGCGCCTTACGACGGCGACCAGACAATGAGCTTCAAGGCCACTGTGTCCAGCGACGTGACAGGGACGCTACAGGCTGACACGGCGCAGACCTTGACCCTGGGACGGCGTGGCCAGAATGGGCGATTGAGCTTCGCCGGCACGGCCGGGCAAACGCTGGCAGTGCAGGTCGCCGGCCAGACGACTGTTCCATCGGGTCGAACGACGTACTACACGGTATACGCACCGGACGGCACGGCGCTGGCCTCTAGCGGCACGACGTCGGCGACAACCTTGAATCTATCGAACTTGCCGGCAACCGGCACGTATACGGTATTTGTCGATCCGTCCAATGGGGAAACGCTCAGCGCACAGCTGACATTGGCTACCGGTACTGCTGGCGGCCAGACGACCAACGGCGCCAGCGGCAGCTATGCAACGACGGTTCCGGGCCAAAATGTCTATCTGACGTTCAAGGCGGCAGCCGGTCAGAACCTGGGCCTGGGGCTGAGCGATTTGGTAACGCCGAACAGCACGAACTACGTCTATCTGACGGTCTACAAGCCCGATGGCAGCTATGCGGCCAGTCAGTATTGCTACGCCAGCAACAATGGTTGCCAGACCAACCTCGGCAACACGATGGCAGGCACTTATAGTGTCGTGGTCAATGCGCCTTACGACGGCGACCAGACAATGAGCTTCAAGGCCACTGTGTCCAGCGACGTGACAGGGACGCTACAGGCTGACACGGCGCAGACCTTGACCCTGGGACGGCGTGGCCAGAATGGGCGATTGAGCTTCGCCGGCACGGCCGGGCAAACGCTGGCAGTGCAGGTCGCCGGCCAGACGACTGTTCCATCGGGTCGAACGACGTACTACACGGTGTACGCACCCGATGGCTCGACGCTGGCCTCGACGAGTGCGACGTCGGCAACAACCTTGAACCTGGCCAGCCTGCCGACGACAGGAACCTACACCATGTTCGTCGATCCGTACTACGGCGAGACCTCCAGTGCGCAGTTGACGCTCGCCTCATCGAACTGA
- a CDS encoding RHS repeat-associated core domain-containing protein, whose protein sequence is MEAGNNILKRWFLSTGLGILAALSSVGSPGFAQSATPQVAGASARASAVVASAQRIPLETNQTLRLEASGKSVSLKTQEQRLVRSWALPEQRIGASLTRLSDGTVLVWGGVDAQGILQKDGYLIDPEQDQLQLTAMTGLMPRAYHTATVLSDGQLLVAGGIGNPNQAQLWNPKTQGVVTLPMPSRTGHLATLQADGQVRLSGGNPSAGASRGDLLFDPATQTFNAVPPTWTKPGNTRLAASLPVTKDTLVDPSIHIALRFTQPVRVADVKEATVSLMGPGGLVDTRLSTAEGGRLVFVQPKTLLFPGADYTLLVQGLHDLDERAVPLAVVEFKTMSIQADAGTRKKAAESASSDAAKIRKKAMLGCGKDHPALCKSTASLTEGIWRPGQNSTDSRWRVRGAQPKALPISAIEVAAMATGQTSVSGQVLLVNSRPLAGVEVSVGSRKTRTDPIGRFVLTGIAQGHQELYVDGSAANTAGREYGQFVVGIDLQAGQLTRLTYTMYMPQISARDKTRIASPLKQDVVVTHPDIPGLQIHIPAGTVIRDRKGNLVHELAIVPTPVNRAPFPLPANYPMYFTLEPGGALIQGLTPQAAQGVQVLYPNYDKLATGTQANFWIYQPSEGWRVYGKGRVTSDGTRIAPEAGVGLYQAMGASYSVDTNSPPPEPNKPPVTDGCGCDGAGAGATAGDPIDLYTGEFSYDETDAVVRGLVPISISRSYRPNDTISRDFGIGTAASFHYTMYSATTDYNQLQLVLPNGAAIPFDRLSGSGLAGRWAQSGSISGYAGATIEQGTASGHGYLLTLRDGSKMYFNQYSPNRLEWTTDRFGNRVDYVYDAGLVSRIVSANGRYLDIDYDSDNRISTIADPLGNTWSYVYDSYGYLSSLTRADGSMRKFTYKRRAATNTLPLQVRLESIYDGKNQRVLLNGFESANGSWTGRVVKQTQADGGVLMIDYAHVDGSTTGVLVTKPDGSARRVVFDQVSHYPLTDTQAYGTALAQTTTYERSAGGQITARIDALGRRTEYRYDSAGRTTQIKAMAGTTQVRTTTLSYTVEGDLATIVDPLNRKTSFGYTQRCLTSVTNPLGKVSKATCNAAGQRLSMADPLGHTTTLTWTGEDLTQVSDALGRNLRFRYDALGRMIASADAQGNLSRREYDPLSRVVKSIDPLGNVVETGFDANGNVTAILLPHGNGVTYTYDTRDRRVSRTDALDQVERWVYDTMDRVVRYTDRRTRVTTYAYDTLGRLTTTTLPGMGGTLAASYDSGNRMVALADSLSGTLSWTYDSFDELTQANGPQGMVGYTYDAVGRRTGMQADTQAQVLYSYDVGDRLTGISQGSESVSFAYDNANRLTSQTLPNQVQTVYTYNNANQMTGLAWGKAGQTALGSLGYGYDSIGQLVAQTGTHAPQALPPSSSGNVFDDNNRQTQASTVALSYDANGNLLSDGSRTYVWDDRDRLSQIQQGGTTIASFSYDALGRRISRSEAGTTTNYLYDGQNVVQETQGSTVNPILTGLGIDQRYARNDTGGRTYFLTDMLGSTRLLTDAGGSAVQRYEYDPYGATSQSSTAYTNPYQYTGRERDQSGLYYYRARYYRPELGRFVSEDPLQLSVGVNSYMYADDNPAIENDPLGLTSWSGYAHGGGISGILGYQKVNYHLVSDCALGEIVTVDIDVSYLTGGVGSPISYTISNVQFNDPYAGAYPESLTGTASYMSAGFAAGGGASYGTTTIGDAFSNVSLGGQGGWDASITAAIGKASIDGKPIRRKCGCGK, encoded by the coding sequence ATGGAAGCTGGCAACAACATACTGAAGCGCTGGTTCTTGAGCACGGGCCTCGGAATATTGGCCGCGTTGTCCAGCGTGGGCTCGCCCGGTTTCGCCCAGTCTGCAACTCCTCAGGTTGCAGGCGCGTCGGCACGCGCTTCGGCCGTTGTAGCAAGCGCCCAGCGCATACCACTCGAAACCAACCAGACTCTGCGTCTGGAAGCATCAGGCAAGTCTGTCTCCTTGAAGACGCAAGAACAGCGGCTGGTTCGCTCCTGGGCGCTGCCTGAGCAGCGCATTGGCGCCAGTTTGACCCGACTATCCGACGGAACGGTACTGGTCTGGGGAGGAGTCGATGCGCAAGGTATCTTGCAGAAGGACGGGTATCTGATCGATCCCGAGCAAGACCAACTGCAATTAACGGCAATGACTGGTCTGATGCCTCGCGCGTATCACACTGCGACAGTGTTGAGCGACGGTCAGTTGCTGGTGGCTGGCGGAATCGGTAATCCCAATCAAGCGCAGCTCTGGAATCCCAAGACCCAGGGAGTGGTGACATTGCCAATGCCTTCGCGCACTGGACATCTGGCGACGCTGCAAGCCGATGGGCAAGTCCGCCTGTCTGGAGGGAACCCATCTGCTGGTGCTTCACGTGGCGACTTGCTGTTCGATCCGGCGACGCAGACATTCAACGCTGTACCGCCTACTTGGACTAAGCCTGGGAACACCAGGCTGGCGGCGTCCCTGCCTGTCACCAAAGACACGCTGGTCGATCCATCGATCCACATCGCACTGCGCTTCACGCAGCCGGTGCGGGTGGCCGATGTCAAAGAGGCCACCGTGTCGTTGATGGGACCTGGCGGCTTGGTGGATACCCGCCTGTCTACAGCCGAGGGCGGCCGACTGGTCTTTGTCCAGCCGAAAACGCTCCTGTTTCCAGGAGCGGACTACACCTTGCTGGTGCAGGGACTTCATGATCTCGATGAAAGAGCAGTGCCGTTGGCTGTTGTCGAGTTCAAGACGATGTCGATCCAGGCCGATGCTGGTACCCGAAAAAAAGCTGCCGAAAGTGCGTCATCCGACGCGGCAAAAATCCGGAAGAAAGCGATGCTGGGTTGCGGAAAAGACCATCCAGCGCTCTGCAAAAGCACTGCATCCTTGACCGAAGGCATCTGGCGCCCCGGACAGAACAGTACCGATTCCCGCTGGCGTGTCCGTGGAGCGCAGCCCAAAGCACTGCCGATCAGCGCCATCGAAGTAGCGGCGATGGCCACCGGACAGACCAGCGTCAGCGGTCAGGTGCTGCTGGTGAATAGCCGACCGCTTGCCGGCGTCGAGGTCAGCGTCGGATCGCGCAAGACACGTACCGATCCGATAGGGCGGTTCGTGCTCACCGGTATCGCCCAAGGTCACCAGGAACTTTATGTCGATGGCAGCGCCGCAAACACTGCAGGGCGTGAGTATGGGCAATTCGTCGTTGGTATCGATCTTCAGGCCGGTCAGCTCACACGCTTGACCTACACCATGTACATGCCGCAAATCAGTGCGCGCGACAAGACGAGGATTGCTTCGCCGTTGAAGCAGGATGTGGTGGTGACCCATCCAGACATCCCGGGACTGCAGATTCATATTCCTGCCGGTACCGTGATCCGCGATCGCAAGGGAAACCTGGTGCATGAGTTGGCCATCGTGCCTACGCCGGTCAATCGCGCCCCATTTCCATTGCCGGCGAACTATCCAATGTATTTCACGTTGGAGCCGGGTGGTGCATTGATCCAGGGCCTGACCCCGCAAGCGGCACAAGGCGTCCAGGTGCTGTATCCCAACTACGACAAATTGGCGACCGGAACCCAGGCCAATTTCTGGATATATCAACCGTCCGAGGGCTGGCGGGTCTATGGCAAGGGACGGGTCACGTCCGATGGCACCCGCATCGCGCCGGAAGCCGGAGTGGGCCTATACCAGGCGATGGGAGCAAGTTACAGCGTCGACACCAATTCGCCGCCGCCCGAACCCAACAAGCCGCCGGTCACGGACGGATGCGGTTGCGATGGGGCGGGGGCAGGGGCCACAGCGGGCGATCCCATCGACTTATATACGGGAGAGTTTTCCTACGATGAGACCGACGCAGTCGTTCGCGGGCTGGTACCCATCTCGATATCCCGTTCCTATCGGCCAAACGACACCATCAGTCGCGATTTCGGCATCGGCACCGCCGCCAGCTTCCATTACACCATGTATTCGGCGACGACCGACTACAACCAACTGCAACTGGTGCTTCCCAACGGCGCAGCGATCCCATTCGATCGCCTTTCTGGAAGCGGGCTGGCTGGTCGCTGGGCACAGTCCGGTTCCATTTCCGGCTATGCCGGCGCCACCATCGAGCAGGGCACGGCCTCAGGGCACGGCTACTTGCTCACGCTACGCGACGGCAGCAAGATGTATTTCAACCAGTACTCGCCAAACCGCTTGGAATGGACCACCGATCGGTTTGGCAATCGGGTTGACTATGTCTACGACGCGGGACTGGTGTCGCGCATCGTCTCTGCAAATGGACGTTATCTGGACATTGACTACGACAGCGACAATCGGATCAGCACGATCGCTGATCCATTGGGCAATACGTGGTCCTATGTCTACGACAGCTACGGCTATCTATCCAGCCTGACCCGCGCCGACGGCAGCATGCGCAAGTTCACCTACAAACGCCGCGCCGCCACGAATACGCTACCGCTGCAGGTGCGGCTCGAGTCCATCTACGATGGCAAAAACCAGCGTGTATTGCTGAATGGATTCGAGAGCGCCAACGGTAGCTGGACTGGCCGGGTGGTCAAACAGACCCAGGCCGACGGCGGCGTGCTGATGATCGACTACGCGCACGTGGACGGCAGCACGACAGGTGTGCTTGTGACCAAGCCGGATGGCAGCGCGCGGCGGGTGGTGTTCGATCAGGTCAGCCATTACCCACTGACCGACACCCAGGCGTATGGCACGGCGTTGGCGCAGACCACGACCTATGAGCGCAGCGCGGGCGGGCAGATCACGGCCCGTATCGACGCGCTGGGACGACGCACCGAGTACCGTTACGACAGTGCCGGACGTACGACGCAGATCAAAGCAATGGCCGGTACGACACAGGTACGTACGACCACGTTGTCCTATACCGTCGAGGGCGACCTCGCCACGATCGTCGATCCGCTGAACCGCAAGACCAGCTTCGGCTACACGCAGCGTTGCCTGACCTCGGTCACCAATCCGCTTGGCAAGGTGAGCAAGGCCACCTGTAATGCCGCAGGCCAACGCCTGAGCATGGCAGACCCGCTGGGCCACACTACCACCTTGACGTGGACCGGCGAAGACCTCACCCAGGTCAGTGACGCGTTGGGCCGGAACCTGAGGTTCCGCTATGACGCACTGGGCCGGATGATCGCCTCGGCAGACGCGCAGGGCAACCTCTCGCGACGCGAGTACGATCCGTTGAGCCGCGTGGTGAAATCGATCGACCCACTGGGCAATGTAGTGGAGACCGGCTTCGATGCGAACGGCAATGTCACTGCAATCCTGCTGCCGCACGGCAACGGCGTGACGTATACATATGACACGCGCGACCGGCGCGTCTCGCGGACCGACGCACTGGATCAGGTGGAGCGCTGGGTCTACGACACGATGGACCGCGTGGTGCGCTATACCGACCGGCGCACGCGCGTCACCACCTATGCCTACGACACGCTGGGCCGGCTGACCACGACCACGCTGCCGGGCATGGGCGGCACGTTGGCTGCCAGCTACGACAGCGGCAACCGGATGGTGGCGCTGGCCGACAGTCTTTCCGGCACATTGAGCTGGACTTACGATTCCTTCGACGAGCTCACCCAGGCCAACGGCCCGCAGGGCATGGTCGGCTACACCTATGATGCGGTGGGTCGTCGCACCGGCATGCAGGCCGACACGCAGGCGCAGGTGCTTTACAGCTACGACGTAGGCGACCGCCTGACCGGCATCAGCCAGGGCAGCGAGTCGGTCAGCTTCGCCTACGACAACGCCAATCGACTCACTAGCCAGACGCTGCCCAATCAGGTACAGACCGTCTACACCTACAACAACGCCAACCAGATGACCGGCCTTGCGTGGGGCAAGGCGGGGCAGACGGCGTTGGGCAGCCTGGGCTATGGCTACGACAGCATCGGCCAGTTGGTGGCGCAGACCGGTACGCATGCGCCGCAAGCCTTGCCGCCCTCCAGCAGTGGCAATGTCTTCGACGACAATAATCGGCAGACGCAGGCGAGCACTGTCGCGCTGAGCTACGATGCCAACGGCAACCTGCTCAGTGATGGCAGCCGCACCTATGTCTGGGACGACCGCGACCGACTGAGCCAGATCCAGCAGGGCGGCACCACGATTGCCAGTTTCAGTTACGACGCGCTGGGCCGTCGCATCTCAAGGAGCGAGGCCGGCACGACCACCAATTATTTGTACGACGGACAGAATGTGGTGCAGGAAACGCAGGGCAGCACGGTCAATCCGATCCTGACCGGCCTGGGCATCGATCAACGTTACGCCCGCAACGACACCGGCGGGCGGACGTACTTCCTGACCGATATGCTGGGCAGCACGCGGTTGCTGACGGATGCGGGCGGTAGCGCTGTGCAGCGGTATGAGTATGATCCGTATGGGGCAACCAGTCAGAGCAGCACGGCGTATACGAATCCGTACCAGTACACGGGGCGGGAGCGTGATCAGAGCGGGTTGTATTACTACCGTGCGCGGTATTATCGGCCGGAGTTGGGGCGATTTGTTAGTGAGGATCCGCTGCAATTGAGTGTCGGTGTCAATAGCTATATGTACGCTGATGACAATCCTGCCATTGAAAATGACCCGTTGGGATTAACATCATGGAGTGGATATGCACATGGCGGCGGAATTAGCGGTATCTTGGGATACCAGAAAGTGAATTATCATTTGGTGTCAGACTGTGCACTGGGTGAAATTGTAACAGTCGATATAGATGTAAGTTATTTAACGGGTGGTGTTGGGTCTCCAATTTCTTATACCATATCAAATGTGCAATTTAATGATCCATATGCAGGGGCTTATCCAGAATCACTAACAGGGACTGCGTCGTATATGTCAGCTGGATTTGCTGCAGGTGGTGGAGCGAGTTATGGGACAACTACCATAGGTGATGCCTTCTCGAATGTCAGCCTTGGGGGGCAAGGTGGTTGGGATGCAAGTATAACTGCAGCTATTGGCAAAGCTTCGATTGACGGCAAGCCTATTCGTAGAAAATGTGGGTGTGGTAAATGA